A segment of the Pongo abelii isolate AG06213 chromosome 16, NHGRI_mPonAbe1-v2.0_pri, whole genome shotgun sequence genome:
CACTCATGCCCTGGGATTTTCTGTGGCCTTCCATTGTGAGGGTCACTGTGAAGCAGCAGGCtctgggggagggagggcaggctgTCACCCTCTCTCCAGAGCCAGGAGAGGTGCTGCGCCTCATCCCAGGGACACTCCGTCCTCTTGGCCTAGGGGAGCTTCCCGAGGCCGCGGCCCTCGGCTCAGAACCTCGTGTCCCCTGCAGTATGAGGCCGTCATGGACCGGGTCCAGAAGAGCAAGCTGTCACTCTACAAGAAGGCCATGGAGGTGAGCGCCAGGGCCTGGGGCCGCGGCCTTCCCTCGAGGAGCAGCGCAGGGATCAGGGTGCGATCCTGGGCTGTGGCCCCGGGCAGGGCATTTGGAACAGGCTGGCCTCGGCCTTGGTCCCGCAGGGCGCACCAGCCTACGGGGCGCTTGGGCCTGCGCTGGGCGCCATGGCCCCGTGGGGATAGGCCCGGGCCCTTCCCTTGGGGGGCTCGTGAATGAAGGGCAGACGAAGTCAGCTGGGGACTccaggggtggagggaggagggaccCCTGAGCTGGATCCTGCGAGACGCTGgacaggaagggagaggggcTCCTAAGAGGGCGCGGCATGGCGAAGGGCGTGCCCTCGCGGAGGAGCACAGCCCAGGAGGCGGGGCCCGGGGCAGGCCGTGCTGTTCTCAGTGGGGAGGGCCTGAGAGCAGGACTGCTAGCAGCCCCCACgccttctccatctccttccGGACCCCCAGATCCCTGTCCCTGGTGAGGATACCCCCACTCCACCCGCAACCCTCGCCAGGGAAAAAGGGAGGCTGGGCTAAGGGAGCCTCACTCCCGGGGACCACAGAACAGGGCTGTGCAGCCCCCAAGTCACGCCCCTCCACACCCCCAGTCCAAGAAGACATACGAGCAGAAGTGTCGGGACGCGGATGACGCCGAGCAGGCCTTCGAGCGCATTAGCGCCAACGGCCACCAGAAGCAGGTGGAGAAGGTGCGCTGGGCTGCTGGGCCGTGTGGGTCGCCCAGGGCTTGCGGCAGTGGGGGAGGCACGGAAGGGGTGCCGTAGACACCCCCAGGCAAGATCTGCATCTGGGGATGCTGCCTGGCCCTCTCTGACCCCCAgtctccccatctgtgaaatgggtttcCTAGAGAGAACCTCAGGGCACGGACAGGCAGGTCAGCTGGATCCCCTTTGCCACAGTCAGGCGGCACTCAGGGACCCATTCCTCGGAGCAGGCCCACTGAGGCCCACAGGGCGATGAGAGCAGACGCCAACCCTCACACAACCTTGGAGAAGGGCTCAGTAGGCCcatgtcacagagaggaaactgaggctcacagtaAGTGACTTGTCTAAGGTCTCAGAGCCAGGAAGCAGCAGAGAAGGGACCCCCAATTCAGGTGGTCTAGAGCCCATGCTCCTGATGCTGTGGCCCCTAGGCCAGAGTAGGGGTATCAGAGCTCCCAGAGCCCAGGAAACACATCACTCATTGCACAGACAGGaagcctgaggcccagagagggaagtaGCCCGAGGGTGAGCTGGGGGCAGTCAGTCAGCGGCCAGAGCCCAAGTCCCAGCCAGGAGGCTCAGCAGTAGTTGCACCTCTCCTGTGGGTTGTGGTCTCACTCTTCACAGGCATCCTCCTGGGCTCGGTTCCTGTCTTCATTCCCTTTCCATGGAGCTAGCCTGTGGTCCTCTGTGGGCAGAGGttgctgctggatgatggcatcTGCCCACAGTTGGCTCCTGAATGTCCCCCCCCAGGGTGGCCAGGGAAGGTGTGACAGTCACTTCAGGTCTGCTGGGGTGGGCCCTGGCTCCTGGGGCAAGGGCTCAGCGCTGCTTCCCCTCTGTTTCCTCAGAGTCAGAACAAAGCCAGGCAGTGCAAGGACTCGGCCACCGAGGCAGGTATGTGGGCCTGGCTGCCCCGTCCGACCGGGGCGGAGGCCTGGGCGGTACTCCCCACACACACCTCCTCACtctggggacacacacacacctcctcaCTCTGGGGACACACACACCTCCTCTGGGGACACACACACCTCCTCTGGGGACACACACTCCCACCTGGCTGCACAGTCATGGGCGCGGCGCTCTCATTCCAGATATGTGCAGTCAAAGTAAACACTGTGTTCCCCCATTCGCCGGCCCTTCTTGGCGCTTCCTGTGTTCAGTCCTCACAGCTGCGCTCCAAGGTGGCTGCTGTTATTATTCCCTTtcttaacagatgaggaaacagaggcactaAAAGGTCCAGTACTTGCCCCAGGTTACGGCCAATAAGTGGTGGGGACTgcatttgaacccaggccatCGGGCTTCAGAGCCCAGGACTTGCATGGCACAGCCCCAGGAGACAGAGCCGCTCATCTctcacatgcatgtgtgcacacacactctcaAGCTCAGGCACACGCATGTGTGCACACagccttctctgggcctctgtccTTCACTTGATGCCCGAATCCTACCAACACCTTTGTCTCTGCTGGTGCCCCACCCACCAGACATAgcacccaccctccaccctgcccCTGGGAAGGCCTCTCCCTTCTGCTCTGCCTTTACTGGGACCCAGCTAGTCCCTCGGCTGGGGGACAGGTGACCTCCAGAGATCTGGGCACAGAAGTTGTGACCCAAGCCTGTGGGACTCCACCCCTCCTCCAGCGCCGTCTCAGCtgccttctctgaacctcagtttcccctctggaAAGTGAGGTGGGGCGCCGAGAGATGCCCAGAGGCCAATACTCTGGACTTGCATATATGAGGCTCCACTCCAGACCTCAGGCAGCTCAGAGCACAGTTGGGGAGCAGCAGCAGTACCAGCGTGGGTGGCCCTGATGGGCATTCAGATGAGGCCCCGCCAGCTGCTAGGGCAGGTCCCACGGGGGAGGCGGGGCTCCCAGGGGGAGGAGGCGTCCAGAGTGGGACCTGCCGGAGCACAGCGGTGGAGAGGCTCCTGTGAGGGCACTCCCTGAGGCTGCCTGCACTTTCAGAGCGGGTATACAGGCAGAGCATCGCGCAGCTGGAGAAGGTCCGGGTCGAGTGGGAGCAGGAGCACCGGACCACCTGTGAGGTGAGTGGCCCACGTGGAGCCTTGCTTTCCCCAGCTGGGAAGTGTGAGACGCCCATCCCTACTCCAGCTGCTTAAAGGGGTCCAAGCGAGGCAGTGGGGGAAGGTACCTGTTACTCACTCGTTTATTCAGCCTCCTGCTTACAGGCCTGTGCCGGGCTCTGGCCCTGTTGCTTGTCGCCTGGCCTTGAGTCCTGGGCCCCTTTGTTGCAGGCAGGCATTCTTCCACCCTTTTGGTTGAAGCCACAACTGGGACTTGGACAAAACCCACAGCCTCTCTGGGCGCTGCCAATGGACAGGGCCTGGGGAACAGGGCTCAGGACTCCCGTCCGAGGTTCCTCTCACTACCCTTCTGCCTCGGTGTGGTGCGGCCtgaagggaggctggggcagggaccccctgggcagctccacctccctccctgcagcctcagggCTGGCCCGGAGTTGGGATGGGGACCCCGGGGCACTCTCTCATTTGGACTGGGCTTCCAGCAGAGAGGGCTGGCCTGGTCAGCTCCGGCTGAGCTGTGAATGGGGCCCAGCCTGGCCGGGCCCGGCAGCCCCCTCCTCACtgctcacctccctcccactgcCCCCAGGCCTTTCAGCTGCAAGAGTTTGACCGGCTGACCATTCTCCGCAACGCCCTGTGGGTGCACAGCAACCAGCTCTCCATGCAGTGTGTCAAGGATGATGAGGTGGGGGCTGAGGGCCTTGGTGGGGTAAGGGAGGGCAGCCTCTAGGCGGCAAAGTGCCCAGGTCCGTCTGAGCCAATCAACAAGCACCTGGTCCTCTGTGATCCAAGCCTGGCCCCAGGGGTCTCAGGCCTCAGCAGCTCAGCCTTTGCCCCCAGAACCCCAGGACAGGAGCTCAGTACCGCACAGGGCCATGGCTTCTCTGCCTGGAAGATGGTGACTCTGTGGTTCCCCTGCCATCTGACTTCCTCCTCATGCCTCAGAGCCACAGAGCACCTGCTCCCTTTGccggggatgggaggggaggtggACACAGCTGTCAGAGGTTGGCAGAAGCTGGAGGACCCTGGCTGCTCTGTTCTAGGCCTGGTGCTTGCAGGAGCCGAGGCGCAGTCCTTCCTCTGCTCCCCATATCTCCAGGGTGTCCTGGTTCCCCTTACTGAGCCCAACCTGCTGGGTGGGTCCTCCCCAGCAGAGAGGGCCCCCAGCCAGGGTCCCTGAGCTCTGTTGATGCAGCCCAGCACACGGCTCTCCGGGGCAGCCCTGGCCCCCTTGCCTGCTGTGTTTCCTGCCTGACGCTCCTGTCCAGGGCTGTGGGGGTtgattttcttgttgtttttgccCAAGTGACTCAATCCCCCTGCTGCCTCCTCGCCTCCTCGAGGTGGAAGGGCGAGCTCTGGATCCACTCTCCTAGCCCCAAGGCCTGGCTGTGCTGCATTCtcgctctgtgaccttgggcaagtcactcccctctgagtttcctcatctatccAATGGGAAAAGTGGGGTCTACCTTAGAGGACAGGTGTGAGTTAAGTCCCTTGCACAGGGCCTTGCACACAGAAGGTGTTCAGGAAACAGGAAGCTGTCAGCCAGGGCCGTGACCCCTCAGGATCAAAGGCCCCGAGCTGCGCACAATGGCCTGTGAGGAGTCTGATGGGTGGGGGCCGCTGGCCAGAGTTCAGGCCCACAGAGGGGCAGAGTGGGCATCGGGCTGTGGCCTCTGCTCTTTCCTGCCCCAGCTCTATGAGGAAGTGCGGCTGACGCTGGAAGGCTGCAGCATAGACGCAGACATCGACGGCTTCATCCAGGCCAAGAGCACGGGCACAGAGCCCCCCGGTGAGGCCCGGCCTGCAGACAGCGCAGCCTCTGGGTGCACTGAGCCCCTGGGAAGGGCCGGCCCTGAGCCTCAAGTGCCAGGACAGGGCTAGGGTAGCTCACAGCTCCCTTCCGGGCAGAGGAGCCCTAGCAGGGGTGGGGGGGGGTTGGGTCCCAGGCCTGCTGCCTCCTCTCAGGCAAAGCTAAGGGCACGATGGCACTCAGAGgaaggggtggggatggggattgAGGTGAGGAGCTCCCACAGCCCCCACTCCCTGCCTGTTTGGTTCCACTGGATCACGGGTCCAGAATATTAGGTCTTGATGGTACCTACGGTGGGGTCTCTCATGGGAGCAAGACAGGCACCTCCCCCGGGCACCACGATGGGCCAGGGCCAGACTGGGAATGTAGGGCCCCAGCTGAGTCTCTGGCAGGGCCAGAATGGGGTGTTGGGGGCCGCCCTGGGGCTCACGGCTTGCTGTCTGCAGCTCCGGTGCCCTACCAGAACTACTACGATCGGGAGGTCACCCCGCTGACCAGCAGCCCTGGCATACAGCCATCCTGCGGCATGATAAAGAGGTAAGGCCCTGACAGACGGAGGGAGGGCCTGAGGCTGGGCTAGGAAGTGGATCAAGCCCCTcctctgcacctggcccttcctcgttcactgagcacctactatgtatctgTATCTGGTGCCCAGTTTAGGTGCTGGGCACTCTGTGGAGACAAGATAGGCTCAGTTCAGCCTATGGAACCCTCAGCCCAAGGGACCCAGACACTAAGTGAATAATCACACCCCAATTATTCACTAGGGGATGTGCTCCGAGCTCTGGGGAGGCCCCTATGCTGGCTTCCTTGTCCCTGGGGCCTCACGTGAGCCTGGTGCCCTGTCAGTCTGCAGTGGCAACGCTGTCTGGCTGGAGCAGGACTGGGGCATCTGGAGAATTCTCCAGGCTTTTCCAGGGCCCCTTCCCTGGCCTGGCTGCAGTCAAGTGCCAAGGTCCTACTGCCAGGCCTCAATGTGTGACCTGGGCAAGTGATTCGCACTCTCTAAGGCCAGGGCCCTGAGTGTTGGGGTCAGATTCAGAATCTGATGACTCTCCTGGTTCAGGCGTTGAGTGACGAAGGTGACAGCCCATTAGGAGCCCTGTAGCCAGCTCAGGGAGCCCTCATAGCCAGGCCTTTGAGAGAGGCCAATGTGCCCTGTCTGTGAACATCCACAAGGGTCTGTGGGTTTCACATGGTGCCTGTGCCCCCACCGCCATGCCACCACTCTTCAGCCACCCTTCAACCAAGAAGGCCCTGCCTCTGGGAGGTAGTGGACTGCGGGGAGAGGCTGATGCAGTTCCCGGCCCTTAGGACCAGCTCATTCCAGGGCCTCAGGAGCCTCTGGAACTTCCtactcctgggaggcagaggctcgTGGGAATCACCCGTGCTTAGAGAGgggcacacacacaccctctttgAGAATCTTGTGAAAGCAgtgatcccaggaggcagcaCACCCGCAGTCTTACATGCTACAAAAGCTTGTGAGACAGGCTTCCCTGCGCCTGGTGAGGACCTGGATCCCAGCAAAGGTAGTCATTTAAGCAACTGGACAAAAGAGCTCACCTGAAGCAGTATCAGGAAGGGGCTGAAAGGAGTGGCCCCAGAGAGgattagaaagagagagagagacagagatgtcCTACAGGGCAGAGGGAGGCCTGGCTGCTGGAGGGGGCTGGTCAGGCCTCTGGATGGGGCATCTAGAAGCCACGCAGGGCTGGGAAGAGGCGGGGGTCAGACAGTCTGGGGAAAAGAGGTGTAGAGCAGGCAGCACAATGGCTCAGCAAGCCCTGCAcacctttccccctcctcctGTTCCCAGCCCCTGCTGGCTCTCACCCTGTCCTTTGCTGCCTGGGGTGCTGGTGCGTGTGTATGCCCACCTGTGTTGGTGTCAGGCCCTCCCATGTGCTGGGTGCACGCATGTCCaccctgtgcatgtgtgtgcactcCTGGGGCCTTGGCCCTTGGCCCCTCATGTGGGAAAGGCCCCCCACATGCCACCTTGAATTGCAGGGCTGCCTCCCACAGGCGCCTGAGTCATGGCTCAGCCCCTCACCTGCGTTCAAGGTCCCTCAGGGTCTGGTCCAGTCCCTATTTCAGTCCTGTCCCCTACACTCCCAAAttggtccactccactccgcaaACCCCGCCTGTGCCGTGCCTCCTCCCCTGCACCTGAGCGCTCCCTCTCCTGGTCACCCTACAGTGCCTCGCTCCCGCTTCTCTCCTAGTAAAGCTTCACTCACCTTTGAAGActcagccccaccccaccaagaAGCCCTCTCGCCTTGGAGGCAGTGTCAGCCTCTACTTGTTGAGCCCTCACTACGGCCCACTTCAGGGGGTGCCGCCAGCAGCTgcctcttctgttttattttccttttttcagtaAACCTTCATGACCCCAGCTCAGTCCAGGCCTAAGCCTGGCGCAGGGGCAGGGGTAAAGTAGCCCAGCGCTGTCCCGGAACTCCTGTGCACAGGGTGACTGAGCTGGCCTGATCACTGTGGGCCCACAGGGAGGAGGGCTGGCTCGGCCCAGGCAGTGGAGGCCTCAGCAGGGCACGTGAGCCAGGCTTTGTGTGGCAgtgcacccccccacccccacccacaggGGAAGCTGCTAGGGCAAGCTAGAGCAGGGGCCTGGAGGGTGAGGACTGGGTATCTTCCCACGAGGCCTCAGCACGGAGGTCCTAGAACCCCCAAAGGGCCATGGGAGTCTTCCCATGAAGCTGCAGCTTTGGGGTTTCTAGGATCCCCCCGAAGGGCCCTGCAGGGAACAGGTGCTGAGATGGCCTGCAGAGGGCACCAGTGGAGGGCGTAGCTGGGAAGGAGGAGCCACCAGGACCACTTTCTGGAGAGCCCTCCTGCCTGAGGGGCACCTCATAAATGACATCCATGCCTGGAGGCTAggggcagccccagccctggcagAGCGCGTGCAGCTCTGAGACCTCTCCCTGTCTAAACCCTCCCTCCCGGTGGGTCCCtgagtgtggggtgggggcacTCACTCTCTTTCCTCCCCATTCTCAGGTTCTCTGGACTGCTGCACGGAAGTCCCAAGACCACTTCGTTGGCAGCTTCTGCTGGTAAAGGGGGTCAGGAGGGGACCCCCAAACACACTGATCCCGGGGGGGGGGAGGAGAGGTCTCCCACATGGCACAGATGGGGCCACTGAGGCCCTCAAGAGGAAGAGTGTGTCCCCCAACAGCAAGTGTGGACAGCGGAAGGAAGAGGCAGGgcccagcatggagaaaccccgttctAGCAGGACCTCCAGGGGCCAGTGTCCCCAGAAAGGGGAGGGGTCCATGTGTCACCCTGCTCTTAGCCTCCACAGAGACCCTGACCCCCACCCCCGAGCGGAATGAGGGTGTCTACGCAGCCATCGCAGTGCAGGAGATGCAGGGAAACCCGGCCTCGCCAGCCCAGGAGTACAGGGCGCTCTACGATTA
Coding sequences within it:
- the PSTPIP1 gene encoding proline-serine-threonine phosphatase-interacting protein 1 isoform X1; amino-acid sequence: MMPQLQFKDAFWCRDFTAHTGYEVLLQRLLDGRKMCKDMEELLRQRAQAEERYGKELVQIARKAGGQTEINSLRASFDSLKQQMENVGSSHIQLALTLREELRSLEEFRERQKEQRKKYEAVMDRVQKSKLSLYKKAMESKKTYEQKCRDADDAEQAFERISANGHQKQVEKSQNKARQCKDSATEAERVYRQSIAQLEKVRVEWEQEHRTTCEAFQLQEFDRLTILRNALWVHSNQLSMQCVKDDELYEEVRLTLEGCSIDADIDGFIQAKSTGTEPPAPVPYQNYYDREVTPLTSSPGIQPSCGMIKRFSGLLHGSPKTTSLAASAASTETLTPTPERNEGVYAAIAVQEMQGNPASPAQEYRALYDYTAQNPDELDLSAGDILEVILEGEDGWWTVERNGQRGFVPGSYLEKL
- the PSTPIP1 gene encoding proline-serine-threonine phosphatase-interacting protein 1 isoform X2 yields the protein MASCRDFTAHTGYEVLLQRLLDGRKMCKDMEELLRQRAQAEERYGKELVQIARKAGGQTEINSLRASFDSLKQQMENVGSSHIQLALTLREELRSLEEFRERQKEQRKKYEAVMDRVQKSKLSLYKKAMESKKTYEQKCRDADDAEQAFERISANGHQKQVEKSQNKARQCKDSATEAERVYRQSIAQLEKVRVEWEQEHRTTCEAFQLQEFDRLTILRNALWVHSNQLSMQCVKDDELYEEVRLTLEGCSIDADIDGFIQAKSTGTEPPAPVPYQNYYDREVTPLTSSPGIQPSCGMIKRFSGLLHGSPKTTSLAASAASTETLTPTPERNEGVYAAIAVQEMQGNPASPAQEYRALYDYTAQNPDELDLSAGDILEVILEGEDGWWTVERNGQRGFVPGSYLEKL